One region of Brassica napus cultivar Da-Ae chromosome A10, Da-Ae, whole genome shotgun sequence genomic DNA includes:
- the LOC106371499 gene encoding 60S ribosomal protein L18a-like protein isoform X1: MDENTKSVSGNGRTELVKFIADSHAKLMKPAARYYYTLKDAIGCGKRRYTAVKVAEDMETGVYDKPLPCFGCGIGWFSFLLGFVFPPLWYYATFLYFGNYYRRDPRERAGLAASAITAMGFSFVLLVVFAFRWFYYL; this comes from the exons ATGGACGAAA ATACTAAATCTGTATCAGGAAATGGTAGAACCGAGCTGGTAAAATTCATTGCTGATAGCCATGCCAAGCTCATGAAACCAGCTGCTCGTTATTACTATACACTTAAAG ATGCTATAGGTTGTGGGAAAAGAAGATATACGGCAGTAAAAGTTGCAGAAGACATGGAAACAGGAGTATATGACAAACCTCTTCCTTGCTTTGGTTGTGGAATCGGATGGTTCTC CTTTCTACTAGGTTTTGTGTTCCCACCTTTGTGGTACTATGCTACCTTTCTTTACTTCGGGAACTATTACCGTAGAGATCCTAGAGAAAGAGCTGGTCTTGCTGCTTCCGCAATCACT GCAATGGGATTCTCTTTTGTGTTACTCGTGGTTTTTGCTTTCCGTTGGTTTTACTATCTTTGA
- the LOC106371498 gene encoding protein phosphatase 2C 77-like: protein MDKASPAVAAVPFRPFPDPQLEFAGIRGYCSPSLPESTCSSGEESTKDSSFIKINNMRQGSTSSSSRLADVTVDISAGEEINGSDEFAPRSTAQSEKRVLSRTESRSLFEFKSVPLYGVTSICGRRPEMEDSVSAIPRFLQVSLLDCGRVANGLNPHSSAHFFGVYDGHGGSQVADYCRERMHLALTEEILKEKPEFCDGDTWQEKWKRALFNSFMRVDFELDFVPETVGSTSVVAVVFPTHIFVSNCGDSRAVLCRGKTPLALSVDHKPDREDEAARIEAAGGKVIQWNGARVFGVLAMSRSIGDKYLKPSVIPDPDVTSIRRVKEDDCLILASDGLWDVMTNEEVCDMARKRILLWHKKNAMAGDALLPAEKRGEGKDPAAMSAAEYLSKMALQRGSKDNISVIVVDLKGIRKFKSKALN, encoded by the exons ATGGACAAAGCTTCTCCTGCAGTAGCTGCTGTACCATTCAGACCGTTCCCTGATCCTCAGCTAGAATTCGCCGGAATCAGAGGCTACTGCAGCCCTTCGCTGCCGGAAAGTACGTGCTCCTCCGGTGAGGAATCAACGAAAGATTCGTCCTTTATTAAGATCAACAACATGAGGCAGGGCTCTACTTCATCATCATCTCGTTTAGCTGACGTTACCGTGGATATCTCCGCCGGAGAAGAAATCAACGGCTCGGATGAGTTTGCTCCGAGATCGACGGCTCAGAGCGAGAAGAGAGTATTGAGCAGAACAGAGAGTAGGAGCTTGTTCGAGTTCAAGAGCGTGCCTTTGTACGGAGTGACTTCGATCTGCGGAAGACGGCCGGAGATGGAAGATTCCGTCTCGGCGATTCCTAGATTCCTTCAAGTGTCGCTGCTCGATTGTGGTCGAGTCGCCAACGGGCTTAATCCTCACTCGAGTGCTCACTTCTTCGGTGTTTACGACGGACACGGCGGTTCTCAG GTGGCGGATTATTGCCGTGAGAGGATGCATTTGGCGTTGACGGAGGAGATATTGAAGGAGAAGCCGGAGTTCTGCGACGGTGACACGTGGCAAGAGAAGTGGAAGAGAGCTTTGTTCAACTCTTTTATGAGAGTTGACTTTGAGCTTGACTTTGTCCCCGAAACTGTGGGGTCCACTTCGGTGGTCGCCGTTGTCTTTCCGACGCATATCTTCGTCTCTAACTGCGGCGACTCCAGAGCGGTTCTGTGCCGCGGCAAAACGCCTCTCGCGTTATCCGTCGATCACAAA CCGGATAGAGAAGATGAAGCGGCTAGGATAGAAGCAGCTGGTGGAAAAGTAATCCAGTGGAACGGGGCTCGTGTTTTCGGTGTGCTCGCCATGTCAAGATCTATTG GCGATAAATACCTAAAACCATCGGTGATCCCTGATCCGGACGTGACTTCAATCCGGCGAGTCAAAGAAGACGACTGTCTCATCTTAGCAAGTGACGGTCTTTGGGACGTGATGACCAACGAAGAAGTGTGTGATATGGCTCGGAAACGGATTTTGTTATGGCACAAGAAGAATGCCATGGCGGGGGATGCTTTGCTGCCGGCGGAGAAAAGAGGAGAAGGAAAAGATCCGGCGGCAATGTCGGCGGCAGAGTATTTGTCGAAGATGGCTCTGCAAAGAGGAAGCAAAGACAACATAAGTGTAATAGTGGTTGATTTGAAGGGAATAAGAAAATTCAAGAGCAAAGCCTTGAATTGA
- the LOC106371500 gene encoding pollen-specific leucine-rich repeat extensin-like protein 2 — MEMNGDQPPLIWPQFESTGYTRRRSQIPTIIVPAMIGVISAAMFLLFTTFVVPPFLSVTSQILQPATVKRGWDSINVVLVVFAILCGVLARRNDDVSSPSSLGQEEVETVTSGEVIAGEETTISSSPAVSHEWFDDVYDADRLKIYESFSSRSFSHNLPVTGTVPLRRSSTSYPDLRNGVLRRSDDRPFRFYDDFEIDKYRSQSTVVIEEQPQSRIKTEIEESEPKEIHVDKFVVRPSSPPQQPPAPPPNPPPPAEVVQKPRRTHRSVRNRDTHEKPRRSDTTSDSRFKRTLRPPPSPPPPPPPPPPPLVTATPPRTLQRRKSNAAKEIKMVFASLYNQGKRKKKLQKHKRKEGTESPVVVEAEPPQYRSSIPPPSPPPPPPPPPPPPRSSQSVFYGLFKKGAKSKKIHSIPAPPPPPPPRMTKLAPQTPPRRVKSGRPPRPTKPTSFNEESYQGSPLIQTTPPPPPPPPFRVPPLKFVVSGDFAKIRSNQSSRCSSPEREVIDVGWGLELTQSEGGEENNAAVNSGGAGTGFCPSPDVNTKADNFIARLRDEWRLDKMNSVKGKRNMGSV, encoded by the coding sequence ATGGAGATGAACGGCGATCAACCGCCGCTGATCTGGCCACAGTTCGAATCTACTGGATACACTCGCCGACGATCTCAAATTCCGACGATTATAGTTCCAGCGATGATCGGAGTGATTTCAGCAGCTATGTTTCTTCTGTTTACGACCTTTGTCGTCCCTCCGTTCCTCTCGGTCACATCTCAGATTCTTCAGCCAGCTACGGTGAAGAGAGGATGGGACTCGATCAACGTGGTTTTAGTAGTTTTCGCGATTCTCTGCGGCGTACTCGCCAGACGAAACGACGACGTATCTTCTCCGTCTTCACTCGGCCAAGAAGAAGTAGAAACCGTCACGAGCGGCGAAGTGATCGCCGGTGAAGAGACTACAATCTCTTCCTCGCCGGCGGTTTCGCACGAATGGTTTGATGACGTGTATGACGCTGATAGGCTAAAGATCTACGAGAGCTTTAGTAGCCGGAGTTTCTCGCATAATTTACCGGTTACCGGAACCGTACCGTTGAGGCGTAGCAGCACGTCGTATCCTGACCTGAGAAACGGAGTTCTCAGAAGAAGTGATGACCGACCGTTCCGGTTCTACGATGATTTCGAAATCGACAAGTACCGATCGCAATCAACGGTGGTGATTGAAGAACAACCTCAGAGTCGcattaaaactgaaatagaaGAATCTGAGCCTAAGGAGATTCATGTTGATAAGTTCGTTGTAAGACCGTCTTCTCCGCCGCAACAACCACCGGCACCACCACCTAATCCTCCACCTCCGGCTGAAGTTGTGCAGAAACCGAGAAGGACTCATCGTTCCGTTAGAAACAGAGATACGCACGAAAAGCCAAGACGCAGTGACACTACTTCTGATTCAAGATTTAAACGAACGTTACGGCCTCCGCCGTCACCACCtccgcctccacctcctcccCCGCCTCCGCTTGTAACCGCCACGCCACCGAGGACTCTTCAGCGGAGAAAAAGCAATGCGGCGAAAGAGATTAAAATGGTGTTTGCTTCTCTGTATAACCAaggaaagaggaagaagaagcttcagaAACATAAGAGAAAAGAAGGAACTGAATCTCCGGTGGTTGTGGAGGCGGAACCACCGCAATACCGATCGTCAATTCCACCACCGTCTCCGCCGccacctccaccacctcctcctcctccgccacgATCGTCACAGTCAGTGTTTTACGGATTGTTCAAGAAGGGAGCTAAGAGCAAAAAGATTCACTCCATCCCGGCGCCGCCGCCACCTCCGCCGCCGAGGATGACAAAGTTGGCTCCTCAGACACCACCGCGGAGAGTGAAATCCGGTAGACCTCCACGTCCGACGAAACCGACGAGTTTCAACGAAGAGAGCTACCAAGGATCTCCGTTAATCCAAACCACCCCACCTCCACCTCCGCCGCCTCCGTTCCGCGTTCCGCCGCTAAAATTTGTGGTGAGTGGTGACTTCGCGAAGATACGGAGCAATCAGAGCTCAAGATGTAGCTCCCCTGAGCGAGAAGTGATTGATGTTGGCTGGGGTCTAGAACTCACACAATCTGAGGGGGGAGAGGAAAACAACGCCGCCGTAAATAGTGGTGGTGCCGGGACGGGGTTCTGTCCAAGCCCGGACGTTAACACGAAAGCCGACAACTTCATCGCCAGGCTAAGAGACGAGTGGAGGCTTGATAAGATGAACTCTGTCAAGGGGAAAAGGAACATGGGTTCTGTGTAA
- the LOC106371496 gene encoding glyoxylase I 4-like encodes MASIFRPSVSLDLRPKVSCTNHLPAIERFEFQKNKNLRKDRLNGILKANQAHGSAEGISVVQEKEINNQTDYGVVGVHHVGLLCENLERSLEFYQNILGLEINEARPHDKLPYRGAWLWVGSEMIHLMELPNPDPLTGRPEHGGRDRHACIAIRDVSYLKEILDKAGIEYTMSRSGRPAIFTRDPDANALEFTQV; translated from the exons ATGGCGTCTATTTTCAGACCTTCAGTTTCACTTGATCTACGACCAAAG GTGTCTTGCACGAATCATCTCCCTGCGATAGAACGATTCGAGTTtcagaagaacaagaatctgaGAAAAGATAGGCTCAATGGTATCTTGAAGGCTAATCAAGCACACGGGTCAGCTGAAGGGATCAGTGTGgtacaagagaaagagattaaCAATCAAACCG ATTATGGAGTTGTTGGGGTTCACCACGTTGGTTTGCTCTGCGAGAACTTAGAACGGTCACTGGAGTTTTACCAGAACATTTTAGGACTTGAGATCAACGAGGCGAGACCACATGATAAGCTTCCGTATAGAGGAGCATGGTTATGGGTAGGCTCGGAGATGATTCATTTAATGGAGCTTCCAAATCCTGATCCGTTAACAGGCAGACCCGAGCACGGAGGCCGGGATCGACACGCTTGTATCGCAATCCGTGATGTTTCATATCTTAAAGAGATTTTGGACAAAGCtg GGATTGAGTATACTATGAGTAGGTCGGGGAGGCCAGCGATATTCACTCGTGATCCAGACGCAAACGCTCTTGAGTTTACTCAAGTTTGA
- the LOC106417987 gene encoding auxin efflux carrier component 2-like, protein MITGKDIYDVLAAMVPLYVAMILAYGSVRWWGIFTPDQCSGINRFVAVFAVPLLSFHFISSNDPYAMDYQFLAADSLQKVVILAALFLWQALSRRGSLDWTITLFSLSTLPNTLVMGIPLLRAMYGDYSSNLMVQIVVLQSIIWYTLMLFLFEYRGAKLLISEQFPKTAGSITSFRVDSDVISLTSHDSLETDEEIGDDGKLHVVVRRSNAASSMISFNKSHGGGINSSMITPRASNLTDVEIYSVSFNQTDFYNMFNASKAPSRRHGYSKSYGGAGSGRGGDVYSLQSSIGVAPRASSFNEEVFKTKKGGRSMSVPYPPPNPMFTGSMSGASGVKKNEIGGRGGQNKEMDMFVWSSSASPISEAIARNAITRGASTDSFIDLRASLPPNDNLASKEIVNILKPSNNDHKQRIIILIPKNLMMTAMQSLIQNKTPGRKRHVEMDQEGKKGNDVEDGGVGGPTKQQMPPASVMTRLILIMVWRKLIRNPNTYSSLFGLAWSLVSFKWNIKMPTIMSGSISILSDAGLGMAMFSLGLFMALQPKIISCGKSVAVFAMAVRFLSGPAVIAATSTAIGLRGNLLHIAIVQAALPQGIVPFVFAKEYNVHPDILSTAVIFGMLVALPVTVLYYVLLGI, encoded by the exons atgatCACCGGCAAAGATATATACGACGTACTAGCGGCGATGGTGCCGCTATACGTAGCTATGATATTAGCCTACGGTTCGGTACGGTGGTGGGGAATATTTACACCGGACCAATGTTCCGGTATTAACCGGTTCGTTGCGGTTTTCGCGGTTCCTCTTCTCTCTTTCCATTTCATATCCTCCAATGATCCTTATGCTATGGATTACCAATTCCTCGCCGCCGATTCTCTTCAGAAAGTCGTCATCCTCGCTGCACTCTTTCTTTGGCAG GCGCTTAGTCGCAGAGGAAGTCTAGATTGGACGATAACGCTATTTTCGCTATCGACACTACCGAACACGTTGGTTATGGGAATCCCATTGCTCCGGGCGATGTATGGAGACTATTCTAGCAATTTAATGGTGCAAATAGTTGTGCTTCAAAGTATCATATGGTATACATTAATGCTCTTCTTGTTCGAGTATCGTGGCGCTAAGCTTCTTATCTCCGAGCAGTTCCCAAAAACCGCCGGTTCCATCACTTCTTTCCGAGTTGATTCTGATGTTATCTCTCTCACTAGCCATGATTCCCTCGAG aCCGATGAGGAGATAGGTGACGACGGAAAGCTCCATGTAGTGGTCAGGAGATCAAACGCCGCCTCATCAATGATCTCATTCAATAAGTCTCACGGCGGAGGAATTAACTCATCCATGATCACGCCGCGAGCCTCAAATCTCACTGACGTCGAGATTTACTCCGTTAGCTTTAACCAGACAGATTTTTACAATATGTTTAATGCAAGCAAAGCTCCTAGCCGTCGTCACGGCTACAGCAAGAGTTACGGTGGCGCAGGATCAGGTCGCGGCGGAGATGTTTACTCGCTTCAGTCGTCTATAGGAGTGGCACCGAGAGCTTCGAGCTTTAATGAGGAAGTTTTTAAGACGAAGAAAGGAGGGAGAAGTATGAGTG TTCCCTACCCACCACCGAACCCGATGTTCACGGGGTCAATGAGCGGAGCAAGTGGAgtcaagaaaaatgaaattggTGGCAGAGGAGGACAGAACAAGGAGATGGACATGTTTGTATGGAGTTCGAGTGCTTCTCCTATTTCGGAAGCCATCGCTAGGAACGCTATTACCAGAGGTGCCTCCACCGATTCATTCATCGACCTCAGAGCTTCTCTTCCTCCTAACGACAACCTCGCTTCCAAAG AAATAGTCAATATACTAAAACCTTCGAATAATGATCATAAACaaagaataataatattaattccTAAAAATCTGATGATGACAGCAATGCAGAGTCTGATACAGAACAAGACACCCGGAAGAAAAAGGCATGTGGAGATGGACCAAGAGGGTAAGAAAGGCAATGACGTAGAAGACGGTGGTGTCGGCGGTCCGACGAAACAGCAAATGCCGCCGGCCAGCGTGATGACGAGACTAATACTGATAATGGTTTGGAGAAAACTCATTCGAAACCCTAACACTTATTCTAGTCTCTTTGGCCTTGCGTGGTCCCTTGTCTCCTTCAA GTGGAATATAAAGATGCCAACAATAATGAGTGGATCGATTTCGATATTATCTGATGCGGGTCTTGGCATGGCTATGTTCAGTCTTG GTTTATTTATGGCATTGCAACCAAAGATAATTTCATGCGGAAAATCAGTAGCAGTCTTCGCGATGGCCGTGAGGTTCTTGTCCGGACCAGCCGTAATCGCAGCCACCTCGACTGCCATTGGTCTTCGAGGCAATCTCCTCCATATCGCCATCGTTCAG gCTGCTCTTCCTCAAGGAATCGTCCCTTTTGTTTTCGCCAAGGAATATAACGTCCATCCTGATATCCTAAGCACTGC GGTTATATTCGGAATGCTGGTTGCTTTGCCTGTAACAGTACTCTACTACGTTCTTTTGGGCATTTAA
- the LOC106371499 gene encoding 60S ribosomal protein L18a-like protein isoform X2, with product MKPAARYYYTLKDAIGCGKRRYTAVKVAEDMETGVYDKPLPCFGCGIGWFSFLLGFVFPPLWYYATFLYFGNYYRRDPRERAGLAASAITAMGFSFVLLVVFAFRWFYYL from the exons ATGAAACCAGCTGCTCGTTATTACTATACACTTAAAG ATGCTATAGGTTGTGGGAAAAGAAGATATACGGCAGTAAAAGTTGCAGAAGACATGGAAACAGGAGTATATGACAAACCTCTTCCTTGCTTTGGTTGTGGAATCGGATGGTTCTC CTTTCTACTAGGTTTTGTGTTCCCACCTTTGTGGTACTATGCTACCTTTCTTTACTTCGGGAACTATTACCGTAGAGATCCTAGAGAAAGAGCTGGTCTTGCTGCTTCCGCAATCACT GCAATGGGATTCTCTTTTGTGTTACTCGTGGTTTTTGCTTTCCGTTGGTTTTACTATCTTTGA